In Vibrio sp. FE10, the following are encoded in one genomic region:
- a CDS encoding HIT family protein produces MSFELHPQLAKDTTLIGEFPLSLALLSKDSAVPWVILVPKRANLKELHHLPMKEQQQFLLESQAVSQALEATFQPDKLNLGALGNMVPQLHIHHIARFKDDIAWPGPVWGNTKGEQRSEEEQAAIHTRIQNVLSLSSIFKKA; encoded by the coding sequence ATGAGCTTTGAACTTCACCCACAGTTAGCAAAAGACACCACGCTTATCGGCGAATTTCCACTAAGCTTGGCACTGCTAAGCAAAGACAGCGCAGTGCCTTGGGTTATCTTGGTACCAAAACGTGCCAACCTAAAAGAACTGCACCATCTGCCAATGAAAGAACAACAGCAGTTCTTGCTTGAATCTCAAGCGGTAAGCCAAGCATTAGAAGCGACATTCCAACCAGACAAGCTAAACCTAGGCGCGCTGGGTAACATGGTGCCACAACTGCACATTCATCATATTGCACGCTTCAAAGACGACATCGCATGGCCAGGCCCTGTATGGGGCAATACCAAAGGTGAACAGCGCAGTGAAGAAGAACAAGCAGCAATCCATACTCGCATCCAAAATGTTCTGTCATTGAGCTCTATCTTCAAGAAAGCGTAA
- a CDS encoding FeoC-like transcriptional regulator, translated as MILTELHQYIDNEGVAARSELASKFGMSEDGVDAMLSVWVKKGKVSRLVDTNKHGHTTRIRYTISKQDGLSLNVMM; from the coding sequence ATGATCTTAACTGAACTTCATCAATACATTGATAACGAGGGCGTTGCAGCTCGCAGTGAACTTGCGTCTAAGTTTGGTATGAGCGAAGACGGTGTCGATGCGATGCTGAGTGTTTGGGTCAAGAAAGGGAAAGTTTCCCGCTTGGTCGATACCAACAAGCATGGCCATACAACACGTATTCGTTACACCATCAGCAAACAAGATGGTCTGTCACTGAATGTGATGATGTAG
- the feoB gene encoding Fe(2+) transporter permease subunit FeoB — protein sequence MDYQVLTVGNPNSGKTTLFNALTGAKQHVGNWVGVTVEKKTGVYSHAGDQFQLTDLPGIYALDSGNDANSIDESIASRAVLTHPADVIINVVDASCLERSLYMTLQLRELGRPMIVVLNKMDVLKRERQVINLKALEKELGCPVLSLSANDKGQVVRFKERLHKLLVQGVSLDPISIDYDAALEALIPSVESQFDDADVSHRALAIRALENDYLVLNGLAPQPRTQIDSVRLSADFDIDLAVADAKYTFLHDLCKRVRRSEGKLSRNFTEKADQFILNKWVGIPFFFVIMYLMFMFSINIGSAFIDFFDIGVGALLVDGGHHLLDGHLPVWLVTILADGIGGGIQTVATFIPVIAALYLFLAVLESSGYMARAAFVLDKVMQKIGLPGKAFVPLVLGFGCNVPSIMATRTLDQERERKLAASMAPFMSCGARLPVYALFAAAFFPGAGQNVVFALYIMGIVASVFTGLFLKNTIYPGSSDSLVMEMPDYELPTVQNVMLKTWQKLKRFVLGAGKTIVMVVAILSFLNSLGMDGSFGNEDSENSVLSKAAQVVTPVFQPIGITEENWPATVGIITGIFAKEAVVGTLNSLYTTPSDEEAAEFDLAASLQEAVMTIPENLSGLSYSDPLGIEVGDLSDSGSVAADQEVDSSIFGNLKDKFVSGHAAFAYLILILLYTPCVAAMGAYVREFGQMFARFIAVWTMALGYFGATFYYQAANFAAHPVSSAVWMVVIAGGFVLTYRVFKKVGSKQKALEVQVV from the coding sequence ATGGATTATCAAGTTCTCACCGTTGGTAACCCGAATAGTGGTAAAACAACATTATTTAATGCACTGACTGGTGCCAAGCAGCACGTTGGTAACTGGGTCGGTGTGACCGTAGAAAAAAAGACGGGTGTCTATTCGCACGCTGGTGATCAGTTTCAGCTTACCGATTTACCCGGTATCTACGCGCTAGACAGTGGCAATGACGCGAACAGCATCGATGAGTCTATTGCATCTCGCGCTGTGCTTACTCACCCAGCAGATGTGATCATCAATGTTGTTGATGCGAGCTGTTTGGAAAGAAGCTTATACATGACATTACAATTGCGAGAGTTGGGTCGCCCAATGATCGTTGTATTGAACAAAATGGATGTATTAAAGCGTGAGCGTCAGGTCATTAACCTTAAAGCGCTAGAGAAAGAGCTAGGCTGTCCAGTTCTGAGCTTGTCTGCAAACGACAAAGGCCAAGTGGTTCGCTTTAAAGAACGCCTCCATAAGTTACTTGTTCAAGGTGTGAGCCTTGACCCTATCTCTATCGATTACGACGCAGCATTAGAAGCACTAATCCCTTCTGTTGAATCACAATTTGATGATGCTGATGTATCGCATAGAGCGCTCGCGATTCGTGCTTTAGAAAATGATTACTTGGTTCTAAATGGCCTTGCTCCTCAGCCTCGTACTCAAATTGATAGCGTGCGCCTGAGTGCTGACTTTGATATTGACCTCGCGGTTGCCGATGCAAAATACACTTTTCTACATGACCTTTGTAAGCGTGTTCGCCGCAGTGAAGGCAAGCTAAGCCGAAACTTCACAGAAAAAGCAGACCAATTCATTTTGAACAAGTGGGTCGGTATTCCTTTCTTCTTCGTCATTATGTACTTGATGTTCATGTTCTCTATCAATATCGGTAGTGCGTTTATCGATTTCTTTGATATTGGCGTAGGTGCGTTATTGGTTGATGGTGGCCATCACTTATTAGATGGACACTTACCTGTTTGGCTAGTGACAATCCTTGCCGATGGTATCGGTGGCGGTATTCAAACGGTTGCTACCTTTATTCCGGTAATCGCTGCTCTTTACCTATTCTTAGCGGTACTAGAAAGTTCAGGTTACATGGCGCGTGCTGCATTTGTACTTGATAAAGTAATGCAGAAAATCGGCTTGCCGGGTAAGGCTTTTGTTCCTCTGGTACTTGGTTTTGGCTGTAACGTTCCTTCGATCATGGCAACACGTACTCTTGACCAAGAGCGTGAGCGTAAACTGGCTGCATCAATGGCACCGTTTATGTCATGTGGTGCTCGTCTACCAGTATACGCACTGTTTGCAGCAGCGTTCTTCCCAGGTGCCGGACAAAACGTAGTATTCGCTTTGTACATCATGGGTATTGTTGCTTCTGTGTTCACGGGTCTATTCCTTAAAAATACAATCTATCCTGGCAGCAGCGATAGCTTGGTCATGGAAATGCCGGATTACGAATTGCCAACCGTGCAAAACGTGATGCTAAAAACGTGGCAGAAATTGAAGCGTTTCGTGCTTGGTGCAGGTAAAACAATCGTAATGGTTGTGGCAATCCTGAGCTTCTTGAACTCTCTAGGTATGGACGGAAGCTTTGGTAACGAAGACAGCGAAAATTCAGTGTTGTCTAAAGCTGCGCAAGTTGTAACGCCGGTGTTCCAACCGATTGGTATTACTGAAGAGAACTGGCCTGCAACGGTTGGTATCATCACAGGTATCTTTGCGAAAGAAGCGGTTGTCGGTACATTAAATAGCTTGTACACGACGCCATCAGACGAAGAAGCGGCTGAATTCGATTTAGCGGCAAGCCTGCAAGAAGCGGTAATGACTATCCCTGAAAATCTATCTGGCTTGAGCTATTCAGATCCGCTAGGTATTGAAGTGGGTGACTTATCAGATTCGGGCTCTGTGGCTGCAGACCAAGAAGTTGACTCATCTATCTTTGGTAACCTGAAAGACAAATTTGTTTCTGGTCATGCTGCATTTGCTTACTTAATCCTAATCTTGCTTTACACACCTTGTGTCGCAGCGATGGGTGCTTATGTTCGTGAATTTGGTCAGATGTTTGCGCGTTTTATCGCGGTTTGGACAATGGCACTTGGCTATTTCGGTGCGACCTTCTATTACCAAGCGGCAAACTTCGCTGCTCACCCAGTTAGTAGTGCGGTATGGATGGTTGTGATTGCTGGTGGCTTTGTACTGACCTATCGAGTCTTCAAGAAAGTCGGCAGTAAGCAGAAAGCATTAGAGGTGCAAGTAGTATGA
- a CDS encoding FeoA family protein, translated as MKLSQLEQGKAASIVALTGLTPEVRKKLMVMGMLPKTEVTLIRRAPMGDPLQVEVRGVSIAIRESIAEQIEVI; from the coding sequence ATGAAACTCTCACAACTAGAGCAAGGCAAAGCGGCTTCTATTGTTGCACTAACAGGTTTAACACCAGAAGTTAGAAAAAAACTTATGGTCATGGGCATGTTGCCAAAAACCGAGGTGACGTTGATTCGCCGTGCACCTATGGGTGATCCGCTTCAAGTTGAAGTGAGAGGGGTTTCAATCGCCATTCGTGAAAGCATCGCAGAACAAATCGAGGTTATCTAA
- a CDS encoding helix-turn-helix domain-containing protein: protein MSVSFNVLAVNTSPSVFYPLPVQAQGNFLAAKNLYLGAGGGLWIHDVHGKVLFYDGRALLPRKGSLLQFSSESVAFLNDEFWTFFDNEVYRHSPGIGNELAFSLSPGAEIANIGASGDFIWVTDGANFYTYNTQSLEFNTYSLLKLYRYNNSSDITINDAEWVLSKWVLATSAGVYLSDQQEFTHITASEKNHIETVYFSNTRRELVIGTLNGAVIVDLSNPDQVTYVRGSHVLSLAETSDQYWIGTEHGLVSYNFITGQTTHFKRATNQDFSLPGEKIYSLINDHAGGMWVATNNGIRYFSLFSKTFSRTPLNGMGMHSSSVVINKVQPVDEHLSWVASSMGLYLVDSQSEDLPIRVYTKPVQDFEVLGSSIWIATEEGILSFNTQTLDPEPLELPRAIQGVHVENFALQPNQVLWMTSGQSLYSLSIPTMQLASYGTDWLVDKFLPAKITDLNIGLQGSVYIGTDHGFYSFIDKRISFSRSSERFGKVVDIEQAKDGSQWFAGSYGVYRIPYDSNIIEEIALVEDNISPNCLISDDNGVWLGSSKGVSYYGLDGQLHKHIGSPFGLITNELAAGACELFYSEENQSSRLVLGSKYGVVSALSNELLVSTTPHSRALLSKISVDQETVSLGGRTVDLKEIPYGSSIGFKLGILPATFAPAMEYRLNDNEPWSEFEGGLLTLDHLLPGDYTLEVKPVKDSHYRFVSTNQSFSIAEPWYLSNWAAASFLILLICVVTILVFWRSRYVTFANRHLKAQVALKTDQLRHQSRILLTTNQQLKKQLSVKNVLVSHTAKELSAEVNQIAVMLPNWNDDHGKSPILALKNGLAQLSNSQEGEGTVCYDVILILESVLKAWKDDLTKAGIELDISVETKHRHVSLLYFNLDIIFNSLVASIIKRNFKSQSMVILVEEVKGHLVVTIRDHGMPFPKLASAINDSSGKSTDLNIEKLPLLMNQSGGELNAFISDSQNKVQLSWPIEYQVLQNLEASTIEQIETIKHTTSSSEQQKVSAEQEWKNKVSQLVSEHYADAEFGTATAAKYLFMSERSLQRRFKLAYHKTFKEHLNEVRLEHACERLLAGEKVSDVAFDSGFNDPSYFSQRFKHHFGMSPSKFAENNEE from the coding sequence ATGAGCGTTTCATTTAACGTATTAGCGGTAAATACCTCACCCTCTGTTTTTTATCCTTTGCCAGTTCAGGCGCAGGGGAATTTCCTTGCGGCCAAAAATCTCTATCTAGGTGCTGGTGGTGGATTATGGATCCATGATGTGCATGGGAAAGTGCTCTTTTATGATGGTCGAGCTCTACTTCCGCGTAAGGGAAGTCTTCTGCAGTTTTCATCGGAAAGCGTTGCTTTTCTTAACGATGAGTTTTGGACGTTTTTCGACAACGAGGTCTATCGACATAGCCCTGGTATCGGCAATGAACTTGCCTTCAGTTTGAGCCCTGGTGCTGAGATCGCTAATATCGGTGCGTCTGGTGACTTTATTTGGGTCACGGATGGCGCTAATTTCTATACGTATAACACCCAATCTTTAGAATTTAATACCTATTCACTGCTTAAGTTGTACCGATATAACAACAGCAGCGATATTACGATTAACGATGCTGAGTGGGTATTGTCGAAGTGGGTCTTAGCGACCAGTGCTGGTGTCTATCTTTCTGACCAACAAGAGTTTACGCACATCACGGCATCGGAAAAGAATCACATAGAAACGGTTTATTTCTCTAACACTCGGCGTGAACTCGTCATCGGCACCTTAAATGGTGCGGTCATTGTCGATCTCTCGAACCCAGATCAAGTGACGTATGTTCGTGGGTCACATGTGCTATCCCTTGCTGAAACCTCTGACCAATATTGGATTGGTACTGAGCATGGGTTAGTGAGTTACAATTTTATCACGGGACAAACGACTCACTTCAAGCGTGCGACCAATCAAGATTTTTCGTTACCGGGTGAGAAAATATACTCGCTGATTAATGATCATGCTGGTGGTATGTGGGTCGCGACCAATAATGGTATTCGCTATTTTTCATTGTTTAGTAAGACTTTCTCTCGAACGCCACTTAACGGAATGGGGATGCACTCGAGTAGTGTTGTGATTAACAAAGTGCAGCCTGTTGATGAACATTTATCTTGGGTCGCGTCATCTATGGGCCTGTATTTGGTCGATTCACAAAGTGAAGATCTTCCAATTCGTGTTTATACAAAACCCGTTCAAGATTTTGAGGTCTTAGGTTCTTCAATCTGGATAGCCACCGAAGAGGGCATTCTCAGTTTTAATACCCAGACGTTGGATCCTGAGCCGCTTGAATTGCCGAGAGCGATTCAGGGTGTTCATGTTGAGAACTTTGCTCTGCAGCCTAACCAAGTTTTGTGGATGACGTCGGGACAAAGTCTGTATTCTTTATCAATCCCGACCATGCAGTTAGCGTCTTATGGTACAGATTGGTTAGTTGATAAGTTTCTCCCCGCAAAAATTACAGACCTCAATATAGGCTTGCAAGGCAGTGTTTACATCGGCACGGATCATGGCTTTTATTCATTTATCGATAAGAGAATCAGTTTCAGTCGTTCGAGTGAGCGATTTGGCAAAGTTGTCGATATTGAGCAAGCAAAGGACGGTTCTCAGTGGTTTGCTGGCAGTTACGGTGTGTACCGAATTCCTTATGACAGCAACATCATCGAAGAGATCGCTCTTGTCGAAGACAATATCAGCCCGAATTGTTTAATCAGCGATGACAATGGTGTGTGGCTAGGATCATCGAAGGGGGTCAGCTATTACGGGCTCGATGGTCAGTTGCATAAACACATCGGTTCTCCATTTGGCTTGATCACCAATGAATTAGCGGCGGGCGCTTGTGAGTTGTTTTACAGTGAAGAAAATCAATCGTCTAGACTCGTTTTAGGCTCTAAGTATGGCGTGGTAAGTGCATTGTCCAATGAGTTACTGGTATCGACGACACCTCATAGCCGAGCCTTATTAAGCAAGATCAGTGTTGACCAAGAAACCGTATCGCTTGGCGGAAGAACGGTTGATTTAAAAGAGATACCTTATGGCTCTTCCATTGGCTTCAAGCTTGGTATTTTACCCGCGACGTTTGCTCCAGCGATGGAGTATAGGCTCAACGACAATGAGCCTTGGAGCGAGTTTGAGGGAGGCTTACTCACGCTAGACCACTTGCTTCCCGGTGACTACACGCTCGAAGTGAAGCCGGTGAAGGACTCGCATTATCGTTTTGTTTCCACCAATCAAAGTTTCTCGATAGCTGAGCCTTGGTATCTAAGTAATTGGGCAGCCGCGAGTTTCTTGATACTTCTTATTTGTGTGGTCACCATTCTAGTCTTCTGGCGTTCACGCTACGTGACTTTTGCCAATAGACATTTAAAAGCGCAAGTCGCTTTAAAGACCGATCAGTTAAGGCATCAAAGTCGGATTCTATTAACGACCAATCAACAACTCAAAAAGCAACTGTCTGTTAAAAATGTACTGGTTTCTCATACAGCGAAAGAATTGTCCGCTGAAGTAAACCAAATTGCTGTCATGTTACCCAACTGGAATGATGACCATGGTAAATCCCCGATCCTAGCGTTAAAAAACGGTTTAGCTCAATTGAGTAATAGCCAAGAGGGAGAGGGAACGGTTTGTTACGACGTGATTTTGATCTTGGAGTCGGTACTCAAAGCTTGGAAGGATGACTTAACCAAAGCGGGAATAGAGCTCGATATCAGCGTTGAAACCAAGCATCGACATGTGTCGCTGTTGTATTTTAATCTCGATATTATCTTTAATAGCTTGGTCGCGAGTATCATTAAGCGAAATTTCAAATCGCAGAGTATGGTGATATTGGTTGAAGAGGTTAAAGGTCATCTTGTCGTTACGATAAGAGATCATGGCATGCCTTTCCCTAAACTGGCATCAGCGATTAACGACAGCAGTGGAAAATCAACCGATCTTAATATTGAAAAGCTGCCCTTATTGATGAATCAAAGTGGTGGCGAACTTAATGCATTCATCTCGGATTCTCAAAATAAAGTCCAGCTGTCTTGGCCAATTGAATATCAAGTATTGCAAAACCTTGAGGCGAGTACCATAGAGCAAATCGAGACGATTAAGCACACGACTTCAAGCTCAGAACAACAAAAAGTGAGTGCGGAACAAGAGTGGAAAAACAAAGTTTCACAGCTTGTGAGTGAACACTACGCTGATGCAGAGTTTGGTACAGCAACTGCTGCGAAGTACTTGTTTATGTCTGAGAGAAGCTTACAACGACGCTTTAAACTAGCTTACCACAAGACATTCAAGGAACACTTGAATGAAGTTCGTCTTGAACATGCTTGTGAGCGCTTACTCGCAGGAGAAAAAGTGTCAGACGTAGCCTTTGATTCTGGATTCAATGACCCATCCTACTTTAGCCAAAGGTTTAAGCATCACTTTGGTATGTCTCCCTCTAAGTTTGCGGAAAACAACGAAGAGTAG